Part of the Anopheles coluzzii chromosome 3, AcolN3, whole genome shotgun sequence genome is shown below.
GCGTACGAGCATTTCCCATCGCTATTGCACACAGCACGTAGTGGGTTAGGTTCGGTGTTAACTTGTGGCTTTGCAAGTGTTCCAGAAACGTTTTCCCGTCCAGTTCCTCCTTCGCTTCTGAATCCTCCTCGTACGTGACACAGCTCTGTAGGAATTTCATAAGGAGCCGTTTTTCAACCACATTCACCTCCTTATTGGTAAACACATCCGATCGTGAGCACGGCACCGTCGTAATGCGTCCATCCCAAACGGTGGCGACTCGGTCTAACGCACGAAATTCGGCGTAGCGGCAAATGTTGGACGATATCAAAAGTTCCACCATTGAACCACGCGCATAAAGTAGCTTTGGAACTAAGTCAATGTTAAACTTGCGAAACTCTTGCTCAATTTTTTCCCGGTTCCAACCATCTACATCGCCCTTTTCGGTGAAATTGTACCATTGCTCTTGGACGTTTCGTACCAATGTTGGTTGTGCTTGCAGTGGGAGAAAATTATTATTGATCGCCTCTACCGCGGTGGAAATTTGAGTTGCGCTCGAGTTAAGATACTTTCGAAATGCTTCCAAATTGAAAGAGGCCCAGTAGCCACCGTAATAGTCATTCGTATCTAAATGCAAAACCGTTTTCCCAATGCGACTGGCTGCAGCCGCTATGATCGATTCCGTGAGGCCTATATGGAAAGAAAGGAGTCACACACGCAAAGTTAATTTGTTATCACAAACGCACTACGACTTGTTAGAGCGATGACTCACCCGTTCCGATTACAATTAAATCAAACTCTGTCGGTAAATCTTCTTCCATGGCTTTTGTTGCACAGCTCACAAGTAAACTAAATTGGTACACCGCAAATCGGCTTATTCCACAATAAATACGGAGAATAGatgtaaatatattttgtGCAGTATTTTTCCTCAGTACCGAAGGACAATAGATATGGAAATGCTATTTGATGTCAACAAAAAGAATCATTCATCAGGTTAGACCATTAGTGACGAGGGTTGCTTTTGCCAATAAACGTCATTCTGTGTATATTTAAACTGTAGAAATATTGGAGCTGTAGTGTATTACCTAAAAAATGTGGGTAAATTGTTATTAAGaaatattttatcaaattatgacatttttctctctcaaaGACACagtaaggcggcgctctgggaccaatcgaacgagacaaacaaacacgactctgttcgataggtgctctgtcagctgttcgatgtcttatagacctgtcatgatgcactgcaatacgcctatCTTATcatctcgaaaatgaagcattttcatagtttaaatgaacaTCCATCTGCAGGGGGAAGATTTAACAAATAATATACTAGTTATTCAtatcaaaaataacataaaaatcattcaaatttattattgaaaaatgtaaacaaacgtccatgccaaaacacatacagtgcatacacatgcATTGTGTACACGTAATAGTTTTATACGTTTCAAACCtgtatatttgatgttataattgattgtgaagcattgcaaatattattgatagctattcTAAATATTGTGTACGCAAtttcaagaagaaaaagagacaaactacgtaaaaaaacttgaaaatgtcccgcattgaattctatctactgtagctgtgaagcgtttgacagccaaggtactcacagcacaggtgggtatcgaacatcacagacagaatcaactgacatgttcgattcgaggtttgtcttgtttgtttgtttgtgtctgacagtgcacctccatatgattatatgggtttgttcgtgtcttatgtcgtgttcgattgctgctagagcgccgcctaacaATTGGCTAAGGCATAGTGTTTCATATCCATGAAATGAAACTAAAATGTCAGCACTGTTGTCACTTTCACAAGACGTCCGACATTCGACAAATTTCACGAAAGATTGAACGAAAGGTTAGCTTGCAGTGTTTATCTTGGCAAAATTGTCCTGGTTTCGTTgtacggtttttgttttgaattttattcCTTACCCCTTTTTAAAATAATCCCAATTCCAATAGGTACCCACTTCCAGTTCTTTAATACGTTTTAcatagcaaaaaataaaattaacacaTAATTTTGATAGTTACGAAAACAATCTTCATCAAACTAATGATATTAGCGTTTATTGCCAGCGAGAAGTATAACATTCAGGTGATAAATCATCCTTTTATGTAACGATTGATTATGAAGGGTAAACCGACTCCTTAATAATGTGCGCGATGCAATGAGGTTGATTGTGAAAATAACGGCAGCACGTGCCAAATGCGCTTGGATTACATCAGTTTGAGTGTATCGATTGCTGAAGACAAACGTTCGATTTCTACCTTTGATTGGTCTAGCTTTTCGACGTTAGCTTTCCGCACATCTTCCGGCACTTTGTTCGCGTAGTTCGGGACAGCCATTGCTTGCTGCAACTTTGCAATCGTCTGTTGCAGGGCTTCCTGCTTCTTCGTCATCTTTTCGATCTCCTTGTCAACCTCGATCAGGCCTTTCAGCATAAGGTGCACCACACACTGACCGGAAATGGTCAGAATCGCGCAGCCTGCCGGAGGCACAGTGCCAAAGTGCACTTGCGAGAATGCCATCGTTTCCAGCTCGAGAGTGAACCGTTCCAGTGCGCTGCGTACTCCTTCATCGCTACAGATGAAGTATGCGTCGGTTTTGGTCTTGTTAGGAATATTGTAGTCGCTGCGTGCCGAACGTATGTCCCGAGCCGTTTTCTGCACGAATTCGAATCCTTTTTCGATCGATTCATCCTTCCAAGGGCTGTCGGTCTGCTCCGGATAGGATGCAACACAAATACTAGCAACCGTGGCAAAATCGCCCCTGGGCAGTCGTTGGTACAATTCCTCCGTAATAAAGGGCATGAAGGGTGAAAGCAATTTCAGACCCAAATTGAGACACGTGTACAGCGTGCGACGGGCGGATGCTTTCGCTGATTCATCATTCGTTTGGAAAACGGATTTCAAACACTCCAGGTAAACGTCGCATAAATCGTAAAGCCAGAAGTTGTAGCAAGCGTTTGTAGCCAGGGCAAACTCGTACTTTTCGAAACCCCGGTTTGCAGTTTCAATACACCCGGCAAGGCGTGATAGAATCCACCGGTCGAGGTTGCTTTCCAAACCATCCTGCAATTGTGAGAGAAACGTATGAAACGATTAAACCCAGCATTAACGTACCCAACAACGCCTATGTAGACCTACCAGTGATGTGATGATGTCGTACTTCTCCGCTCCGGGGAAGTACATCAAGGCAAATTTCGTCGCGTTCCACAGCTTGTTGCAGAAGAAACGGTAGCCCTGTACGCGCTGAATATCCAGATTGATGTCTCTCGCTTGAGTCATATACGCACAAAGCGCAAATCGAAGAGCGTCAGTGCCACACTCCGGTATACCGTTCGGATAGTCCTGTTTCTGTCCCGCCTTTGCTTTTTCGATCTCTCTCGGGTCCAGATTCGAGTCGTACAGTTGCTTATGCAATCCCTCGAGCGAGATACCCGTTATAACGTCCATCGGATCGATTACGTTACCGAGCGATTTGGACATCTTGCGTCCGTGAGCGTCGCGTACCATTGGGTGCAAGAATACCTCCTTGAACGGTAGCTTGCCAAGCAACGTTTGGCCAAAGAACACCATCCGGGCAACCCAGAAGAACAGAATATCATGACCAGTCTCCAACAGTGTCGTAGGATAGAACAGCTTCAGATCGTCCGTATTGTCCGGCCAGCCGAACACGGAAAACGGGAACAAACCCGAACTGAACCATGTATCAAGCACATCTTCATCCTGCTTCATGCTAATCAGCGCTTTATCCACCTTCAACGTGCTAGCTGCCTTCGAGAGTGCTTCTGCCTCAGTACGGCCAACAAACCACAGGTTTTCGTCGCTCAAATTTTTCGGTGCTTTTGCCGGATCCTTGAAAACCACTTGATAGGCCGGAATACGATGACCCCACCATAGCTGGCGAGAAACGCACCAGTCGCGGATTTCATCCATCCAGTGATACCAGATTTTCTTGTGCACATCCGGTGTTATTGCAAGCGCACCCGTGCGCACTGCTTCCGTCGCATTGGCAGCCATCTCGCTGCACTTAACGTACCATTGCGGTTTAATAAGCGGTTCCACAATGTCCTTCGATCGAGAGCAGACGGGTACCACCATCGGGTTATCTTTCGTGTCACGGTACAGACCTTTCTCTTGCAGAGCGACCAGAATGGCTTTGCGCGCATCAAACCGCTTCATGCCAGTGAAGCTTCCATAGTCACCCACAATAATTCCATCATCGGAGAAAATGGTTATAAACGGTAGATTGTGCCGTTTGCCAACGTCGTAATCATTCGGGTCGTGTGCGGGGGTTATCTTCACCGCTCCTGTTCCGAACGCCATTTCCACAAACTCGTCACATACGATGGGAAGCTTGCGATCGCAGAACGGATGCTGAACGAATTTACCATGCAGATGTTGGTACCGAGTGTCCTTGGGGTGCACGGCCACGGCCGTATCGCCGAGCATGGTTTCAACGCGCGTCGTTGCAACTACTATCTCATCGCTTTCGCTCCCAATCACTTTGTATGCGAAAGATACAAGCACACCAAACTCGACCTTGTCCGCGTACCCGGGAATGCTCAGCTGCGTACGTCCGCTCACTTCTACCTTGTCTACCTCGATATCCGAGATAGCGGAGCGTAACGTGCATGACCAGTTCACCAACCGGCTGCTTCGATAAATCATGCCCATCTCGTGCATCCGCACAAACGCCTCCGTGACGGCTTTGCACAGCTTTGGGTCCATTGTAAAGCAAGCGCGATCCCAATCGAACGACGAGCCCAGCTTCTTCAGCTGATGGTAGATGCGATCTCCCTTCTCGTTGCGCCATTGCCAAATTTTGTCGATAAACTTTTCACGTCCCAAATCATGTCGCGTTTGTTTGTGCTCTCTCCAGAGCTTTTTCTCTACCACGACTTGCGTTGCAATTCCGGCATGGTCGCATCCCGGGACCCACAGAGTCGTGCGGCCCTTCATCCGATGCCACCGAGTAATAGCATCTTCGATGGCATTGGTCAACGCATGACCAAGATGCAACGAGCCAGTAACGTTTGGTGGCGGTATAACCATCACAAACTGTCCCTTCGGGTTGTTTAGCTTGCGCTGCTTGGATAGTAGACGGGAAAAAGCCCAATGAATAAAAACGAATATAGCAGGAATTGAACACAGTTATATGACACTTACTCCATACTCAGGCTTGAAAAAGCCCTCCTTTTCCCACCAGCTGTACCATGCTGCTTCCACATATTGCGGACTGTAGGCGTCGGGGAATGGACCGGATAGATCTTTCTTCTCTCCCTCCTTGGTTGAACCAGAGTATACTGCAACAACCttagtttcttttacttttttctaaaacaaaaaaatgattttaacaTTGAATATTAGTTACTTGAGAGACTAATAGCAGAAGCATTGATATACTGTGCAGAAAATAGATATACAGAACTGTCCACGCTGTGGCCTTTCACTTTTGGGCTTTTGGACTTTCTAATTGACAGCATTGCAACGTACGTACGTGGGTTATGTTAATAGTACCATTAGCATGATGCAATTTTCTGAAATGTAACGAACCTCAGTTTTTGGCTTTTCGGCTGCTTGCTGCtcttgctgttgctttttattCAGCTTTTCCTGCAGTTTTGCCAGCTTGGCTGccttttctgcttcttttttcaacTGCTTTTCGGTTTTCaccggggcagcagcagccccgtTGTCCTGACCGCCAGCCGGATTCGTCATAGTATTGCTGTAATAAGAATTTCTACACCTCGTATGAATAAATTATATAAACGACAATGAACTAATGTACTTCTTTTTAACTGCATACCTTTCAAAATtaagacaaaaaacaaatatttgctgGAATTAAAAAAGGTTTTTCGTTGATTGCAAAACAACTGACGTAGAATGGTAAAGGTAAGCAACCACGCGAGCGTGTATTTGACAGTGGTGTGTTGTCAATAACATCCCAtgcagtgtggccagattattttggcggaATTCGGTAGGAGCACCAACATTTTTTctgtagttttcggtaggtttaAACTCGAAACTCCAGGGGGGGGAGTGCTAATGCGTAAAATGAAAGTACAGGCGCCATTTTGCTGTGAAAATTTTGTGAAgtactgaaaaaaatatttttcacattttgtaattacagtagaacgtcgattatccggggacggattaaccggcgggcggcttaaccgtgcgcataaatctgacagctattcatacgtacggcgaaagtttgcagcgatagtcaattcggtaaccagtttcttgtgcagctctgtagtgtctaggggtattttcgaaattcatttttgttcatgaacagttgttaaacctacagttattgattaaaataatattctactaacgattaatcgattgattctaggtgaattaataataaaactagtgaatttgatatgttttatatgcgtttgacatttcttggaccattatccgtgcaaatcgattaaccggcaaccctccggtcccgagctgcccggataatcgacgctctactgtattTTCAAGAAAATCCTGTCAACTTTGAAAAACTATAACTAAAAAACGGTAGCGAGTTGAACCAATCTATGAACAGTTATAAAAACTGCATtagattttttaattttcatcagaaTATTGCACCAATATTGGATTAcgcattcaaaagttataagCTTCCAAAGTTGctggctacccgggtagcccagttgcctggaataggggtattgaaaaatttaattttaaaaaacagGTTAATTATACTAAAAAATTCTACGAAAAATTCCAGTAAAAGATGGCTGTGGATTACACAcatattccaaatttcaagtcaATCAGATTCCTAGAATCAGAGAAATGAGCAATCAAAATCGATTTTGTTACCCGGGTAGccggttgcctggaatagGGTTAAAGCCGCTGCAGTGCTCCATCGGATACAATTTTATCGTACGTGCTGTCATTTGATGTTTGCTGGATTATTTAGActgatttgattgttttgctgagttttatagttcaataattaaaaaaattgagaCTAACCAAGTTGTGTATGTTAAGAGGGTGTACGAAAATCCGATGGAATCATAGCTGAACCTAATTCCCCAAATTTTCATTTATCATCCAATTCAGATCAGATAGCAGATGTTATTTGAGCAAAAACGTTGATACAAAATAACACCCTTAcaacgcgcgtgtgtgcatATTTACATTGCAGCCATGGTCAGCTTAAAATGAATCAAATGCTTAAACTGAAATTCCCAATCAATCATGCCGGTATAGTTAATACAGTTGGCATGGAGTTTTCACAATCTGAGTTCTAAATTGCTAAAATTCGTATTGTCGCATTGTCGTGACCGTGTGGAAATGGTTTTATCTAtagcatttgcatttgcatttgctaGGGCGCAGCCTCATAGGTAGGAAGTATCTATAACCACCTTGGGCATGTCTGTCAAATGTGACGTCGATTGTGAAGTGTTTCGGtatggttgtgtttgtgttgaaaaATTGCAGACTGTGTGCAGTGTGTACGGTATTTCATAAGTCAAAAGCCGAATCGCGTAGTAAAACCGCTACGAACGACTGTTCCTTTCCGGTAATCGGGTACCTCTGTACAACTTCCATCCTCGATCAAGGGCGCAGTGGATAGCTGCGTTGTTTGAACTGTAACTTCGACATTGCTATGATGCTCGCTTCCGCCGTACGTAATTTGTCCCGTCGGTCATTCTCGACCTCCAAAGCGGTTTCGGCCCAGCAGTTGACCGTCCGCGATGCCCTTAACGCAGCGCTCGACGAGGAAATGGAGAGGGACGAGAAAGTGTTCCTGCTCGGTGAAGAAGTTGCCCAGTATGATGGTGCGTACAAGGTAAGAAATTGGACGTGGAGCACAACTAGTCGCTGGTCTCCCTAAGATAAAGATGGTCTCTGATTACGTAAACATCTCTAGTGACAATCCGACGTGTAGtggtaataaaaaaagaataacacaACTTGAGGGCAAAGAGGGGTCATGATGTTCACgagcaaaaaatcaaaataatacaTGAACATAAGCAAAGGTTATCTAATCCATCAAGAGCAAGTCAATGCACAAAGCTTTCTTTTCACTTTGCCGTGCATCGGGTGCAAGGGGGTTACTATGAATGTCACGGATTCTGATGCtggtgtttgtttacattctgATCTTGGCAGGTTTCTCGAGGACTATGGAAGAAGTACGGCGATAAGCGAGTAATCGATACTCCGATTACGGAAATGGGATTTGCCGGTATTGCCGTTGGCGCAGCAATGGCCGGACTACGCCCGGTCTGCGAATTCATGACATTCAACTTTTCGATGCAGGCCATCGATCATGTACGGACGCAACTATTAGCACAACACGATGGCAAACGAGAATCTAATTAGGTGACTGTTCTCTCTTTTGCAGGTTATAAACTCGGCAGCCAAAACATTCTACATGTCTGCTGGTACGGTTAACGTGCCGATTGTGTTCCGCGGTCCTAATGGAGCAGCGGCAGGTGTAGCGGCTCAGCATTCGCAATGTTTTGGTGCCTGGTATTCGCACTGTCCGGGCCTGAAAGTTGTATCGCCCTATGATAGCGAAGATGCGAAAGGTGTGTTATTTAGATAGATGATTTGGTTTCCCAGTTTAGCGACATGTACTTGTTTCATAGTTCATTCGAAGGATGTGTTTTCATAACTTTTCCCACTATTTCGTACTGTTTTCTTGCCTACAGGTTTGTTGAAGGCTGCCATTCGCGACCCAGATCCGGTTGTTGTACTGGAAAACGAAATGGTGTACGGTGTGAGCTATCCTGTTTCGGATCAAGTTTTGGACAAGAACTTTGTGCTGCCGATTGGCAAGGCCAAGATAATGCGCCCTGGCAAGCACATCACCCTTGTGGCTCACTCAAAGTCCGTCGAAACCGCCATGCTGGCAGCCAACGAACTAGCGGGCAAAGGTATTGAAGCAGAAGTCATTAACCTACGATCACTGCGTCCATTGGACTCGGAAACTATTTTCAAGTCCGTACAAAAGACTCACCATCTCGTAACGGTAGAGCAAGGATGGCCCCAGGGTGGTAAGTATTATTGGTTTTAATATCATTGCTTTCATTTTATTGAATCATTATTTCCCCTTTAACACATTTACTATAttcgtttttcttcctttgtcAGGCATTGGTTCAGAAATTTGTGCACGTATCATGGAGCACGAGACATTCTTCCACCTGGACGCTCCGATATGGCGTGTAACTGGTAAGTAACATACGTAAATTATAACGACTATACTGACCTCCCTAGAAATCTTGCTGAAATATtggtttttcttatttatctCCAGGCGCCGACGTCCCTATGCCTTACGCTAAGACTCTTGAAGCTGCTGCTCTTCCACAAGTACCTGATGTTGTCACTGCCGTTAATAAGGTGCTAGGTGTGAAGTAAATCTCAATCCTATCCATTCAATAACGTGTTCTTCGCGGCtttgaaaaaaagataaaagaaa
Proteins encoded:
- the LOC120957164 gene encoding valine--tRNA ligase isoform X2, coding for MTNPAGGQDNGAAAAPVKTEKQLKKEAEKAAKLAKLQEKLNKKQQQEQQAAEKPKTEKKVKETKVVAVYSGSTKEGEKKDLSGPFPDAYSPQYVEAAWYSWWEKEGFFKPEYGRKLNNPKGQFVMVIPPPNVTGSLHLGHALTNAIEDAITRWHRMKGRTTLWVPGCDHAGIATQVVVEKKLWREHKQTRHDLGREKFIDKIWQWRNEKGDRIYHQLKKLGSSFDWDRACFTMDPKLCKAVTEAFVRMHEMGMIYRSSRLVNWSCTLRSAISDIEVDKVEVSGRTQLSIPGYADKVEFGVLVSFAYKVIGSESDEIVVATTRVETMLGDTAVAVHPKDTRYQHLHGKFVQHPFCDRKLPIVCDEFVEMAFGTGAVKITPAHDPNDYDVGKRHNLPFITIFSDDGIIVGDYGSFTGMKRFDARKAILVALQEKGLYRDTKDNPMVVPVCSRSKDIVEPLIKPQWYVKCSEMAANATEAVRTGALAITPDVHKKIWYHWMDEIRDWCVSRQLWWGHRIPAYQVVFKDPAKAPKNLSDENLWFVGRTEAEALSKAASTLKVDKALISMKQDEDVLDTWFSSGLFPFSVFGWPDNTDDLKLFYPTTLLETGHDILFFWVARMVFFGQTLLGKLPFKEVFLHPMVRDAHGRKMSKSLGNVIDPMDVITGISLEGLHKQLYDSNLDPREIEKAKAGQKQDYPNGIPECGTDALRFALCAYMTQARDINLDIQRVQGYRFFCNKLWNATKFALMYFPGAEKYDIITSLDGLESNLDRWILSRLAGCIETANRGFEKYEFALATNACYNFWLYDLCDVYLECLKSVFQTNDESAKASARRTLYTCLNLGLKLLSPFMPFITEELYQRLPRGDFATVASICVASYPEQTDSPWKDESIEKGFEFVQKTARDIRSARSDYNIPNKTKTDAYFICSDEGVRSALERFTLELETMAFSQVHFGTVPPAGCAILTISGQCVVHLMLKGLIEVDKEIEKMTKKQEALQQTIAKLQQAMAVPNYANKVPEDVRKANVEKLDQSKVEIERLSSAIDTLKLM
- the LOC120957164 gene encoding valine--tRNA ligase isoform X1 encodes the protein MTNPAGGQDNGAAAAPVKTEKQLKKEAEKAAKLAKLQEKLNKKQQQEQQAAEKPKTEKKVKETKVVAVYSGSTKEGEKKDLSGPFPDAYSPQYVEAAWYSWWEKEGFFKPEYGQRKLNNPKGQFVMVIPPPNVTGSLHLGHALTNAIEDAITRWHRMKGRTTLWVPGCDHAGIATQVVVEKKLWREHKQTRHDLGREKFIDKIWQWRNEKGDRIYHQLKKLGSSFDWDRACFTMDPKLCKAVTEAFVRMHEMGMIYRSSRLVNWSCTLRSAISDIEVDKVEVSGRTQLSIPGYADKVEFGVLVSFAYKVIGSESDEIVVATTRVETMLGDTAVAVHPKDTRYQHLHGKFVQHPFCDRKLPIVCDEFVEMAFGTGAVKITPAHDPNDYDVGKRHNLPFITIFSDDGIIVGDYGSFTGMKRFDARKAILVALQEKGLYRDTKDNPMVVPVCSRSKDIVEPLIKPQWYVKCSEMAANATEAVRTGALAITPDVHKKIWYHWMDEIRDWCVSRQLWWGHRIPAYQVVFKDPAKAPKNLSDENLWFVGRTEAEALSKAASTLKVDKALISMKQDEDVLDTWFSSGLFPFSVFGWPDNTDDLKLFYPTTLLETGHDILFFWVARMVFFGQTLLGKLPFKEVFLHPMVRDAHGRKMSKSLGNVIDPMDVITGISLEGLHKQLYDSNLDPREIEKAKAGQKQDYPNGIPECGTDALRFALCAYMTQARDINLDIQRVQGYRFFCNKLWNATKFALMYFPGAEKYDIITSLDGLESNLDRWILSRLAGCIETANRGFEKYEFALATNACYNFWLYDLCDVYLECLKSVFQTNDESAKASARRTLYTCLNLGLKLLSPFMPFITEELYQRLPRGDFATVASICVASYPEQTDSPWKDESIEKGFEFVQKTARDIRSARSDYNIPNKTKTDAYFICSDEGVRSALERFTLELETMAFSQVHFGTVPPAGCAILTISGQCVVHLMLKGLIEVDKEIEKMTKKQEALQQTIAKLQQAMAVPNYANKVPEDVRKANVEKLDQSKVEIERLSSAIDTLKLM
- the LOC120957258 gene encoding pyruvate dehydrogenase E1 component subunit beta, mitochondrial, with the translated sequence MMLASAVRNLSRRSFSTSKAVSAQQLTVRDALNAALDEEMERDEKVFLLGEEVAQYDGAYKVSRGLWKKYGDKRVIDTPITEMGFAGIAVGAAMAGLRPVCEFMTFNFSMQAIDHVINSAAKTFYMSAGTVNVPIVFRGPNGAAAGVAAQHSQCFGAWYSHCPGLKVVSPYDSEDAKGLLKAAIRDPDPVVVLENEMVYGVSYPVSDQVLDKNFVLPIGKAKIMRPGKHITLVAHSKSVETAMLAANELAGKGIEAEVINLRSLRPLDSETIFKSVQKTHHLVTVEQGWPQGGIGSEICARIMEHETFFHLDAPIWRVTGADVPMPYAKTLEAAALPQVPDVVTAVNKVLGVK